In Thermus islandicus DSM 21543, a genomic segment contains:
- a CDS encoding endonuclease MutS2 codes for MRDVLEVLEFPRVRALLAERAKTPLGRELALSLSPLSREEAERRHQLTQEALSYPYALPEAGALREAYQRAVQGARLSGPELLKAAQVLEEAMGLKAELLPLGNALSQVAEGIADHEAFLARVRKALDEEGAVKDEASPRLLQIRRELNPLRQEILNRLYALMDRHREAVQDRFVTLRRERYCIPVRVGMAQRIPGILLDESESGATLFVEPLSVIKLNNRLYALRLEEEEEVNRILRELSERLAQDPGVPGTLGALGLLDLVQAQAALSRDLGLSRPRFGERYELGEAFHPLIENPVRNSFALDEERRLLLISGPNMGGKTALLKALGLAVLMAQSGLFVAARRATLAWPDRVYADIGDEQSLQESLSTFAGHLRRLKEMLEGATQGSLVLIDELGSGTDPEEGAALSQAILEALLERGVKGMVTTHLSPLKAFAQGREGILNASMRFDLEALRPTYELVLGVPGRSYALSIARRLALPEGVLKRAEALLPEGGRLEALLEELERERLRLEEERRRLEEALREAEALRQRLEARERGFEEERKRRLEALEEEVRAELRRVEAELKALKEKARTEGKRDALRELMALKERYARKAPPPPPPDLAPGQAVEIPSLGKRGRVLELKGEEALVQVGPVKMRFKAKELRPLLEAESPKPLLAKPRREVREVDLRGLTVEEALLEVNSALEEARALGLPTLRLLHGKGTGALRQAIREALRKDKRVESLADAPPHEGGHGVTVVFLKDS; via the coding sequence GTGCGGGATGTCCTCGAGGTCCTGGAGTTCCCGAGGGTGCGAGCCCTTCTCGCGGAGCGGGCCAAGACCCCCTTGGGGCGGGAGCTTGCCCTGAGCCTCTCCCCCCTCTCCCGCGAGGAGGCGGAAAGGCGCCACCAGCTCACCCAGGAGGCCTTAAGCTACCCCTACGCCCTCCCCGAGGCCGGGGCCCTGAGGGAGGCCTACCAGAGGGCAGTCCAGGGGGCGAGGCTTTCGGGCCCTGAGCTCCTAAAGGCGGCCCAGGTCCTGGAGGAGGCCATGGGCCTCAAGGCGGAGCTCCTTCCCCTCGGGAACGCCCTGAGCCAGGTGGCGGAGGGCATCGCCGACCACGAGGCCTTCCTCGCCCGGGTGAGGAAGGCCCTGGACGAGGAGGGGGCGGTGAAGGACGAGGCCAGCCCCCGCCTCCTGCAGATCCGCCGGGAGCTCAACCCCCTGCGCCAGGAGATCCTGAACCGCCTCTACGCCCTTATGGACCGGCACCGGGAGGCTGTCCAGGACCGCTTCGTCACCCTAAGGCGGGAACGCTACTGCATCCCCGTACGGGTCGGGATGGCCCAGAGGATCCCCGGAATCCTCCTGGACGAGTCCGAGTCCGGGGCCACCCTCTTCGTGGAGCCCCTCTCCGTGATCAAGCTCAACAACCGCCTCTACGCCCTGCGGCTGGAGGAGGAGGAGGAGGTGAACCGCATTCTGCGGGAGCTCTCCGAGCGCCTGGCCCAGGACCCGGGGGTGCCGGGGACGCTGGGGGCTTTGGGCCTTCTGGACCTCGTCCAGGCCCAGGCGGCCCTGAGCAGGGACCTCGGGCTCTCCCGGCCCCGGTTCGGGGAGCGCTACGAGCTCGGGGAGGCCTTCCATCCCCTCATAGAAAACCCGGTGAGGAACAGCTTCGCCCTGGACGAGGAGCGCCGCCTCCTCCTCATCTCCGGGCCCAACATGGGGGGGAAGACCGCCCTCCTCAAGGCCCTGGGCCTCGCCGTCCTCATGGCCCAGTCCGGCCTCTTCGTGGCGGCCAGGCGGGCCACCCTGGCCTGGCCCGACCGGGTGTATGCCGACATCGGGGACGAGCAGTCGCTGCAGGAGAGCCTATCCACCTTCGCCGGGCACCTCCGGCGCCTGAAGGAGATGCTGGAGGGGGCCACGCAGGGGAGCCTCGTCCTCATTGACGAGCTGGGGAGCGGCACCGACCCCGAGGAGGGGGCGGCCCTCTCCCAGGCCATCCTCGAGGCCCTCCTGGAGCGGGGGGTCAAGGGGATGGTCACCACCCACCTCTCCCCCCTGAAGGCCTTCGCCCAGGGGAGGGAGGGGATTCTGAACGCCTCCATGCGCTTTGACCTCGAGGCCTTGCGCCCCACCTACGAGCTCGTCCTGGGGGTGCCGGGCCGGAGCTACGCCCTTTCCATCGCCAGGAGGCTCGCCCTGCCCGAAGGGGTCCTCAAGCGGGCCGAGGCCCTCCTCCCCGAGGGGGGGAGGCTCGAGGCCCTCCTGGAGGAGCTGGAAAGGGAAAGGCTTCGCCTGGAGGAGGAGAGGCGGCGCCTGGAGGAGGCGCTCAGGGAGGCCGAGGCCCTGAGGCAACGGCTGGAGGCCCGGGAAAGGGGGTTTGAGGAGGAAAGGAAGAGGCGCCTGGAGGCCCTGGAGGAGGAGGTGCGGGCCGAACTGCGCAGGGTGGAGGCCGAGCTCAAGGCCCTCAAGGAGAAGGCCCGGACCGAGGGCAAGCGGGACGCGCTCCGGGAGCTCATGGCCCTCAAGGAGCGGTACGCCAGGAAGGCCCCGCCCCCACCCCCCCCGGACCTGGCCCCGGGGCAGGCGGTGGAAATCCCCTCTCTGGGCAAACGGGGCCGGGTGCTGGAGCTAAAGGGGGAGGAGGCCTTGGTCCAGGTGGGCCCGGTGAAGATGCGCTTCAAGGCCAAGGAGCTTCGGCCCCTCCTCGAGGCGGAATCCCCCAAACCTCTCCTCGCCAAACCCCGCCGGGAGGTGAGGGAGGTGGACCTCCGGGGCCTCACGGTGGAGGAGGCCCTCCTGGAGGTGAATAGCGCCCTGGAAGAGGCCCGCGCCCTGGGGCTTCCCACCCTCCGCCTCCTTCACGGAAAGGGCACGGGGGCCCTGCGCCAGGCCATCCGGGAGGCCCTGCGCAAGGACAAGCGGGTGGAAAGCCTCGCCGACGCGCCGCCCCACGAGGGGGGACACGGGGTCACGGTGGTGTTCCTCAAGGACTCCTAG
- a CDS encoding M3 family oligoendopeptidase encodes MTETTWDLTPLFPGLESPEFQRAWEGLKGRIGRLKELLEKQALLLEVLEALDALLEEATPLQAYLYARYSADTRDEAALAKLSELEVLLLDFRRLTPRLTRYLALQDPEEAGPYRLLVEEAKEEALHLMPEGEEVLAAELSLSGRQAWNKLHESLTSQITALLDGEEMPITKVRNLYFHPEEAVRRRAYEAELKAWEAHEVPLAFALNGVKGEASVLNRRRGYRDDLEPTLLKNRIPRKVLAAMQEAVRESLPLFWRYFLLKAKALGKERLDWWDLFAPIGRGRRWTLEEARSFLVEKLAPFLPRAAEVAERAFRERWMDLLPRQGKVGGAYCMPQGQGKSLILANYEESFESVSTLAHELGHAYHNLALARVPASLRDVPMTLAETASIMNETLVVEAALKEASPEEGLLILDAYLQGAAQVVVDIHSRFLFESWVFARRKARELSPREFRELMVRAQDEAYGEALATRHPYMWAVKGHYYGADFYNYPYTFGLLFGLAVYQEAKEDPAFAEGYEALLAESGMHRAKELALRFGFDLESPAFWRKALKVLEEKVEELTRRLPAP; translated from the coding sequence ATGACTGAGACCACCTGGGACCTAACCCCTCTCTTCCCCGGCCTGGAAAGCCCCGAGTTCCAGAGGGCCTGGGAGGGCCTCAAGGGGAGGATCGGGAGGCTAAAGGAGCTTCTGGAAAAGCAGGCTCTCCTCCTGGAGGTCCTCGAGGCCCTGGACGCGCTTTTGGAGGAGGCCACCCCCCTCCAGGCCTACCTCTACGCCCGCTACAGCGCCGACACCCGAGACGAGGCCGCCCTGGCCAAGCTCTCCGAGCTGGAGGTCCTCCTCTTGGACTTTAGGCGCCTCACCCCCCGCCTCACCCGGTACCTGGCCCTGCAGGACCCCGAGGAGGCCGGCCCTTACCGCCTTCTGGTGGAAGAGGCCAAGGAGGAGGCCCTCCACCTGATGCCCGAAGGCGAGGAAGTTCTGGCGGCGGAGCTCAGCCTTTCGGGCCGGCAGGCCTGGAACAAGCTCCACGAGAGCCTCACGAGCCAGATCACCGCTCTCCTAGACGGGGAGGAGATGCCCATCACCAAGGTGCGGAACCTCTACTTCCACCCCGAGGAAGCCGTGCGGAGGAGGGCCTATGAGGCGGAGCTCAAGGCCTGGGAGGCCCACGAGGTGCCCCTGGCCTTCGCCCTAAACGGGGTGAAGGGAGAGGCCTCGGTCCTGAACCGGAGGAGGGGCTATAGGGACGACCTCGAGCCCACCCTCCTCAAGAACCGCATCCCCAGGAAGGTCCTCGCCGCCATGCAGGAGGCGGTGCGGGAAAGCCTCCCCCTCTTTTGGCGCTACTTCCTCCTTAAGGCCAAGGCCCTGGGGAAAGAGCGCTTGGACTGGTGGGACCTCTTCGCCCCCATCGGCCGGGGGAGGCGGTGGACCTTGGAGGAGGCGAGGAGCTTTCTGGTGGAAAAGCTCGCCCCCTTCCTCCCCAGGGCGGCCGAGGTGGCGGAAAGGGCCTTTCGTGAGCGCTGGATGGACCTCCTCCCCCGCCAGGGCAAGGTGGGCGGGGCCTACTGCATGCCGCAGGGCCAGGGGAAAAGCCTCATCCTCGCCAACTACGAGGAGAGCTTTGAGTCCGTCTCCACCCTGGCCCACGAGCTGGGCCACGCCTACCACAACCTGGCCCTGGCCCGGGTCCCCGCGAGCCTCCGCGATGTCCCCATGACCCTGGCGGAAACCGCCAGCATCATGAACGAGACCCTGGTGGTGGAGGCGGCCCTAAAGGAAGCCTCCCCTGAGGAGGGCCTCCTCATCCTGGACGCTTACCTGCAGGGGGCGGCCCAAGTGGTGGTGGACATCCATAGCCGCTTCCTCTTTGAGTCCTGGGTGTTTGCAAGGCGGAAGGCACGGGAACTTTCCCCGAGGGAGTTCAGGGAGCTCATGGTGCGGGCCCAGGACGAGGCCTACGGGGAGGCGCTCGCCACCCGCCACCCCTACATGTGGGCGGTGAAGGGCCACTACTACGGGGCCGACTTCTACAACTACCCCTACACCTTTGGCCTCCTCTTCGGGCTTGCCGTCTACCAGGAGGCCAAGGAGGACCCCGCCTTCGCCGAAGGCTACGAGGCCCTCCTCGCCGAGTCCGGCATGCACCGGGCCAAGGAGCTCGCCCTGCGCTTCGGCTTTGACCTGGAAAGCCCCGCCTTCTGGCGAAAGGCCCTGAAGGTGCTGGAGGAAAAGGTGGAGGAGCTTACGCGCCGCCTACCGGCCCCCTAG
- a CDS encoding acyl-CoA thioesterase, translating to MEAFPVRVRVDVRFRDLDPLGHVNNAVHLSYMELARIRYFQRISPDWLEEGHFVVARVEVDYLKPILLEDEVLVGVRALGMGRSSLRMEHLILANGVPAARGLAVLVWLEGGRPAPLPQAVRARIAEVEGRPLSEGSHEGGSGGP from the coding sequence CTGGAGGCGTTTCCCGTCAGGGTGCGCGTGGACGTCCGCTTCCGGGACCTGGACCCCCTGGGGCACGTGAACAACGCGGTCCACCTCTCCTACATGGAGCTCGCTCGCATCCGCTACTTCCAGCGGATCTCTCCGGACTGGCTGGAAGAGGGCCACTTCGTGGTGGCCCGGGTGGAGGTGGACTATCTGAAGCCCATTCTGCTGGAGGACGAGGTCCTGGTAGGGGTGCGGGCCTTGGGCATGGGGCGCTCCAGCCTGCGCATGGAGCACCTCATCCTGGCGAACGGGGTTCCTGCGGCCCGGGGGCTTGCCGTGTTGGTGTGGCTGGAGGGGGGAAGGCCCGCCCCTCTCCCCCAGGCGGTGCGGGCGCGCATCGCCGAGGTGGAAGGCAGGCCCCTTTCTGAGGGGTCCCACGAGGGCGGTTCGGGAGGGCCCTGA